One Chryseobacterium indoltheticum DNA segment encodes these proteins:
- a CDS encoding putative DNA modification/repair radical SAM protein: MNFDRIKEKLEILADAAKYDVSCSSSGGKRKNNGGLGDSSASGICHTYTEDGRCVSLLKILLTNHCIYDCIYCVSRKSNDIKRAAFTVEEVVDLTISFYRRNYIEGLFLSSGIFKDADTTMERLVRVAKKLRIEHNFNGYIHLKSIPGASDDLMNEAALYADRLSVNLEIPTESGLKLLAPDKNREDMLQPMRVVQKGIQQYKDEKKIIRSAPKFAPAGQSTQMIVGATNENDLQIIKVADHFYKNYGMKRVYYSGYIPVTVDNRLPSITSEVPVLRENRLYQSDWLMRFYGFKADEILDFNMPFLDLEVDPKLSWALRHLDQFPVNLQTADYKIILRIPGIGVKTAQKIVSARRFQVLSIDHLKKLGAAVNRAKYFIDFTYGNPFLRHLTDLNLRKLIIGGSQSKFQNQFSQQLSLF, encoded by the coding sequence ATGAATTTTGACCGCATAAAAGAGAAGCTTGAAATACTTGCAGATGCTGCAAAGTATGATGTTTCGTGCTCATCAAGCGGCGGAAAGAGAAAAAACAACGGTGGTTTGGGTGACAGCTCAGCAAGCGGAATTTGCCACACTTACACCGAAGACGGGAGATGTGTTTCGCTACTCAAAATTCTTTTGACCAATCATTGCATTTACGACTGTATTTATTGTGTTTCCAGAAAATCAAATGATATTAAGCGTGCTGCTTTTACGGTGGAAGAAGTGGTCGATTTAACGATAAGTTTCTACCGCAGAAATTATATTGAAGGTTTATTTTTAAGCTCAGGAATTTTCAAAGATGCCGACACCACAATGGAACGTTTGGTACGTGTTGCGAAAAAACTGAGAATTGAGCATAATTTCAACGGATATATTCATTTGAAATCGATTCCCGGAGCGAGTGACGATTTGATGAATGAAGCTGCGTTGTACGCAGATCGATTGTCTGTAAACCTTGAAATTCCGACAGAGTCCGGACTTAAATTATTAGCACCTGATAAAAATCGTGAAGATATGCTTCAGCCGATGCGTGTCGTTCAGAAAGGAATTCAGCAATATAAAGACGAAAAGAAAATAATCAGAAGTGCTCCCAAATTTGCTCCTGCCGGACAATCTACTCAAATGATTGTAGGTGCAACGAATGAAAACGATTTACAGATCATCAAAGTTGCCGATCATTTTTACAAAAATTACGGTATGAAACGGGTTTACTATTCGGGTTATATTCCTGTTACTGTAGATAACCGATTGCCATCAATTACTTCCGAAGTTCCTGTTTTACGGGAAAACCGTTTGTATCAGTCAGATTGGCTGATGCGTTTTTATGGTTTTAAAGCAGATGAGATTTTAGATTTCAACATGCCATTTCTTGATTTGGAGGTAGATCCGAAATTAAGTTGGGCATTGCGACATCTGGATCAGTTTCCTGTAAATCTTCAAACTGCAGACTATAAAATAATATTGAGAATTCCCGGAATTGGTGTAAAAACGGCACAAAAAATCGTAAGCGCAAGACGTTTTCAGGTTTTGAGTATTGACCATCTTAAAAAATTGGGAGCAGCGGTAAACCGCGCTAAATATTTCATTGATTTCACCTACGGAAATCCTTTTTTACGACATTTAACCGATTTAAATTTGAGGAAATTGATTATTGGTGGAAGTCAGTCTAAATTTCAAAATCAATTTTCACAGCAATTGAGTTTATTCTAA
- a CDS encoding type II toxin-antitoxin system ParD family antitoxin, giving the protein MNVSFTKKQEEYISNQIESGDFQNASEVVRDALRLHEIYRHRLIQDLKAEIEKGWEGTSSSRSIKDIIKSNKAKQE; this is encoded by the coding sequence ATGAATGTAAGTTTCACGAAAAAACAGGAGGAATATATTTCTAATCAGATTGAATCTGGAGATTTCCAAAATGCAAGCGAGGTTGTAAGAGATGCTTTACGATTGCATGAGATTTATCGTCATCGCCTTATTCAAGATTTGAAAGCCGAAATTGAAAAAGGATGGGAAGGAACCTCAAGTTCACGCTCTATAAAAGATATTATAAAATCTAATAAAGCAAAGCAGGAATAA
- a CDS encoding type II toxin-antitoxin system RelE/ParE family toxin, with protein MSEKFYILSEAADQDLEDIFNFTLDKFGFDQAERYLLEIDLVFQNLIVHLELGKRRNEIKENLYSFTKDNHVIFYRVLDNHIRIVRILHGSRDIPNYF; from the coding sequence ATGTCTGAGAAATTTTATATTTTATCAGAAGCTGCCGATCAGGATTTGGAGGACATTTTTAATTTTACATTAGATAAATTCGGATTTGATCAGGCAGAAAGATATCTACTTGAAATAGATTTGGTTTTTCAGAATCTTATTGTACATCTGGAATTAGGCAAAAGACGAAATGAAATAAAAGAAAATTTGTACAGTTTTACAAAAGACAATCACGTTATTTTTTATCGAGTTTTAGACAATCACATTCGAATTGTTAGAATTCTCCACGGAAGTAGGGACATTCCAAACTATTTTTAA
- a CDS encoding TIGR03915 family putative DNA repair protein has protein sequence MTTLLYDGSFDGLFTAIFEVFEYRYKDVEIFSKENFQQENMFAEIHEVITQQEKSERVLNKLEQTIEKSGINQLLKVFLSEDQEMEKLILSAVQQSIKHPGENILQNFADEDILKISKICKSVSRERHRMTAFVRFEKMQDDIYFAKIDPDFNVLPLIRKHFKDRYADQKWMIYDLRRHYGLLYDLENCEFFYPDEKLDLNQYQQKFHEEEKKYQTLWQSYFTKTNIKERKNTKLHIQHVPKRYRKYLTEKW, from the coding sequence ATGACCACTCTACTCTACGATGGCAGTTTCGACGGACTTTTTACTGCAATATTTGAGGTTTTCGAATATCGTTATAAAGATGTGGAAATTTTTAGCAAAGAGAATTTTCAACAGGAAAATATGTTTGCAGAAATTCATGAAGTGATTACACAGCAGGAAAAATCTGAAAGAGTTTTAAACAAATTAGAACAAACCATCGAAAAATCAGGAATTAATCAATTACTGAAAGTTTTTTTGTCGGAAGATCAGGAAATGGAAAAGCTGATTTTATCTGCTGTACAACAATCTATCAAACATCCCGGAGAAAATATTTTGCAAAATTTTGCGGATGAAGACATCCTTAAAATCTCAAAAATATGCAAATCGGTAAGCCGAGAAAGACATCGAATGACTGCTTTTGTACGTTTTGAAAAAATGCAGGACGACATCTATTTTGCAAAAATAGATCCTGATTTTAATGTTCTGCCTTTAATAAGAAAACATTTTAAAGATCGTTACGCCGATCAAAAATGGATGATTTATGATTTACGAAGACATTACGGTTTGTTGTATGATTTAGAAAACTGTGAATTCTTTTATCCTGATGAAAAGTTAGATTTAAACCAATATCAGCAAAAATTTCACGAAGAAGAAAAGAAATATCAGACGCTTTGGCAAAGTTATTTTACCAAAACCAATATTAAAGAAAGGAAAAATACAAAATTGCACATCCAGCACGTTCCAAAAAGATATCGGAAATATTTGACGGAAAAATGGTAA
- a CDS encoding GNAT family N-acetyltransferase has translation MQILRTTSENNDFQNLVKKLDAYLAEIDGEDHAFYDQYNKIDLLKNCIVIFEDDKPVACGAIKAIYDNTMEVKRMFTIPNNRGKGFARTVLKELEIWTKELGYEKTVLETGKKQTEAVALYKKCGYAIIPNYGQYAGIENSICFEKIL, from the coding sequence ATGCAAATCCTCAGAACAACTTCAGAAAATAACGATTTTCAAAATCTCGTCAAAAAACTAGATGCTTATCTTGCAGAAATAGATGGCGAAGATCATGCTTTTTACGACCAGTATAATAAAATTGATCTGCTGAAAAACTGTATTGTAATTTTTGAAGATGATAAACCAGTGGCTTGCGGAGCAATAAAAGCCATTTACGATAATACAATGGAAGTAAAAAGAATGTTTACGATTCCTAATAATCGTGGAAAAGGCTTTGCAAGAACAGTTTTAAAAGAACTGGAAATCTGGACAAAAGAATTGGGCTATGAAAAAACAGTTTTAGAAACTGGCAAAAAGCAAACAGAAGCAGTTGCTCTTTATAAAAAATGTGGTTATGCCATTATTCCAAATTACGGACAATACGCAGGAATTGAAAACAGCATTTGTTTCGAGAAAATTTTATGA
- the hutH gene encoding histidine ammonia-lyase: protein MIYGIDTFSFHDVLEICKDPNKAQLSKEAKEQIIKSQNNVKQIVESDRCVYGINTGFGPLCDTKISADETAQLQYNLIISHAVGVGKPIHKEFSKIMMISKVHALSKGFSGVSLEVIERFIVMLEKDIIPVVPEQGSVGASGDLAPLSHLVLPLLGLGQVWVGNEIFETDEVLEKNNLEPLVLGPKEGLGLINGTQFILAHAIKGLEKFEYLLDLADMTAAMSLEAYRGSASPFKKELHDIRPFEGSKKVAARMLKFLKNSENLLAHEECERVQDPYSMRCVPQVHGASRNAFEHLKIMAETELNSVTDNPIVLSAEESISGGNFHGQLMAMPLDYATLAVAELGNISDRRSYLLLEGKYGLPRLLTESSGLNSGFMIPQYTSAALVTENKTLCFPASADSIPTSLGQEDHVSMGSISGRKFNQVLGNLVNILAVELMFAAQGLEFRRPAKCSKIIEENFAILRTKVDKLEDDRLIGKDMLAIAELINERKFVVNF from the coding sequence ATGATATACGGTATAGATACTTTCAGTTTTCATGATGTTTTGGAAATCTGTAAAGACCCAAATAAAGCTCAATTAAGTAAAGAAGCGAAGGAGCAGATTATTAAATCTCAGAATAATGTAAAACAGATTGTAGAGTCAGATCGTTGTGTGTATGGTATTAATACCGGCTTTGGACCTCTTTGTGATACTAAAATTTCGGCTGATGAAACAGCTCAACTTCAGTATAATTTAATTATTTCTCATGCAGTAGGAGTGGGAAAGCCTATTCACAAAGAATTTTCAAAAATCATGATGATTTCGAAAGTTCATGCTTTGTCTAAGGGGTTTTCAGGAGTTTCTCTGGAAGTGATCGAAAGATTTATTGTGATGCTTGAGAAAGATATCATTCCTGTAGTTCCGGAACAGGGTTCTGTAGGAGCTTCAGGTGATTTGGCGCCACTTTCACATTTGGTGTTACCACTTTTAGGCCTCGGACAGGTTTGGGTAGGAAATGAGATTTTCGAAACCGATGAAGTTTTAGAAAAAAATAATCTTGAGCCTTTAGTTTTAGGACCAAAAGAAGGTTTAGGATTAATCAACGGAACTCAGTTTATTCTAGCTCATGCGATAAAAGGTTTAGAGAAATTTGAATATTTATTAGACTTAGCGGATATGACTGCAGCGATGAGTCTTGAAGCATATAGAGGTTCTGCAAGTCCGTTTAAAAAAGAACTTCACGACATCAGACCGTTTGAAGGAAGCAAAAAAGTAGCGGCGAGAATGCTGAAATTTTTAAAGAATTCTGAAAACTTACTAGCTCACGAAGAATGCGAAAGAGTACAGGATCCTTATTCTATGAGATGCGTTCCGCAAGTCCACGGTGCAAGTCGAAATGCTTTTGAACATCTTAAAATAATGGCTGAAACGGAATTAAATTCTGTTACCGATAATCCGATTGTGTTAAGCGCTGAAGAATCTATTTCAGGAGGAAACTTCCACGGACAATTGATGGCAATGCCTTTAGATTATGCAACGTTGGCAGTAGCTGAATTAGGAAACATTTCAGACAGAAGAAGTTATTTATTATTGGAAGGGAAATACGGTTTACCAAGATTATTGACGGAAAGCTCAGGTTTGAACTCAGGATTTATGATTCCGCAATATACTTCTGCAGCTTTGGTGACTGAGAATAAAACGCTTTGTTTTCCGGCATCTGCAGATTCTATTCCAACAAGTTTGGGGCAGGAGGATCACGTTTCGATGGGAAGTATTTCAGGACGAAAATTCAATCAGGTTCTTGGGAATTTGGTCAATATTTTGGCCGTTGAATTAATGTTTGCGGCGCAAGGTTTAGAATTCAGAAGACCTGCAAAATGTTCAAAAATAATTGAAGAGAACTTCGCAATTCTTCGTACAAAAGTTGATAAACTTGAAGATGACCGTTTGATAGGAAAAGATATGTTGGCGATTGCTGAGTTGATTAATGAAAGAAAATTTGTGGTGAATTTTTAA
- the uvrC gene encoding excinuclease ABC subunit UvrC, which translates to MNPSLELQLKTLPSEPGVYRYYDKNENLLYVGKAKNLKKRVLSYFNKTLSGYRTRIMVGKINRLETTIVNSEYDALLLENNLIKEHQPFYNVMLKDDKTYPWICIKNEDFPRIFLTRNKIKDGSEYFGPYAKVRPAKILLDTIKHIYKLRTCNLNLAPKKIEEGKYKVCLEFHIKNCEGPCEDLESKEDYDQKIDAIRGIVKGDFRKAKEYLINQMTKYASNLQFENAQIIKERLDILEDYQVKHTVVNPDIDDVDVFGMTSDETAAYVNYFKIRNGNIIQSFTTEIKKMLEESDEEIMEEALIEIRQKFDSDSKEVLLPFHLTVEIPNVKLIVPKVGDKKRIVELSEKNAKEYRIEKLKQVQIVDPERHSNRIMAEMQKLLRMPVEPRHIEGFDNSNIQGTNPVSACVVFKNGKASKADYRIFHPKTVTGPDDYKTMEEVIFRRYKRMLDEGESLPQLILIDGGKGQLSSAVKSLKLLGLYGKITIVGIAKRLEEIFFPEDPIPLYLDKKSETLKILQQVRDEAHRFGVRHHRTRRTNSTIKSELEEIPGVGEKTIELLLSKLKSVKRIKEANLETLEEILGKSKAKILWEFFNAG; encoded by the coding sequence ATGAATCCGTCTTTAGAATTACAACTTAAAACTTTACCTTCCGAACCTGGCGTTTATCGATATTATGATAAAAACGAAAATCTGCTGTATGTAGGAAAGGCAAAAAATCTAAAGAAAAGAGTACTTTCTTATTTCAACAAAACGCTTTCCGGTTACCGTACCAGAATTATGGTCGGAAAAATAAACCGTCTTGAAACCACCATTGTAAACAGTGAATATGACGCACTTTTATTAGAAAATAATCTGATTAAAGAACATCAGCCTTTCTACAATGTGATGTTGAAAGATGATAAAACGTATCCCTGGATTTGCATTAAGAATGAAGATTTTCCTAGAATTTTTCTCACAAGAAATAAAATAAAAGATGGCTCAGAATATTTCGGACCTTACGCAAAAGTACGTCCTGCAAAGATTTTATTGGATACGATTAAGCATATCTATAAACTCCGTACCTGTAATTTAAATTTAGCTCCAAAAAAAATTGAGGAAGGAAAATACAAAGTCTGCCTTGAGTTTCATATTAAAAACTGTGAAGGACCGTGTGAAGATCTGGAAAGCAAAGAAGATTATGACCAAAAAATAGATGCGATTCGCGGGATTGTAAAGGGTGATTTCCGAAAAGCAAAAGAATATCTCATCAATCAAATGACGAAATATGCATCTAATCTACAGTTTGAGAATGCTCAAATTATTAAAGAAAGACTTGATATTCTGGAGGATTATCAGGTAAAACATACGGTCGTAAATCCGGATATTGATGATGTAGATGTTTTTGGAATGACGAGTGATGAAACGGCGGCTTACGTTAATTATTTCAAGATTAGAAACGGGAATATTATTCAGAGTTTTACGACAGAAATAAAAAAAATGCTTGAAGAAAGTGATGAAGAAATCATGGAAGAAGCATTGATTGAAATCCGCCAAAAATTTGATTCTGATTCTAAAGAAGTGTTGCTTCCGTTTCACTTAACCGTTGAAATCCCTAATGTAAAACTGATTGTTCCGAAGGTTGGAGACAAAAAAAGAATTGTAGAACTTTCAGAAAAAAATGCTAAAGAATACAGAATTGAAAAACTGAAACAGGTACAGATTGTAGATCCCGAAAGACATTCTAACAGAATTATGGCAGAAATGCAAAAACTCCTGAGGATGCCCGTCGAGCCGAGACATATCGAAGGTTTTGATAACTCTAATATTCAGGGAACCAATCCGGTTTCGGCATGTGTTGTTTTCAAAAACGGGAAGGCAAGCAAAGCAGATTACAGAATCTTCCATCCTAAAACAGTTACGGGTCCTGATGATTATAAGACGATGGAAGAAGTGATTTTCAGACGCTACAAAAGAATGCTGGATGAAGGAGAAAGTTTACCTCAATTAATTTTGATTGATGGTGGAAAAGGGCAACTATCTTCCGCAGTAAAAAGTTTAAAACTTCTTGGTCTTTACGGAAAAATTACCATTGTGGGAATTGCCAAAAGATTGGAAGAAATTTTCTTTCCCGAAGATCCTATTCCGTTGTATCTCGATAAAAAGTCTGAAACGCTTAAAATTTTACAACAAGTACGTGACGAAGCGCACCGTTTTGGGGTAAGACATCATAGAACAAGACGAACCAATTCTACGATAAAATCTGAGCTTGAGGAAATTCCGGGCGTTGGTGAAAAAACAATTGAATTGCTTTTATCTAAATTGAAATCAGTTAAAAGAATAAAAGAAGCCAACCTTGAAACTTTAGAGGAAATTTTAGGAAAATCTAAGGCAAAAATACTCTGGGAATTTTTCAATGCCGGATAA
- a CDS encoding anti-sigma factor, translating into MDSKEYISSGILESYILGHASPEEAGILECVMKNNAEVKAAYEEAQNTFELLATAQAVTPPNDLKSKIWDKIQLEQNVEDEKPVIPLNNVEPKLETQQIKTQERKIEKSNGWKNFAVAATVLFLVSVGANLYWMSSQNEMKNELAVLKSDKQSQNLAMQNLEQKLKITSNPNMLKIVLAGVEKHPESNAVVYWDKTSKDVYLTANSLPKAPEGMQYQLWAIADGKPVSAGMYTDDKDAKIALANIPSAQAFAITLEKEGGSEIPTMENMYVMGGV; encoded by the coding sequence TTGGATAGTAAAGAATACATATCATCCGGAATTCTAGAATCTTACATTCTAGGCCATGCTTCTCCAGAGGAAGCGGGAATTTTGGAGTGTGTGATGAAGAATAATGCTGAAGTGAAAGCCGCTTATGAAGAAGCGCAAAACACTTTTGAATTGCTTGCAACAGCGCAGGCAGTGACACCGCCCAATGACTTAAAATCAAAAATTTGGGATAAAATTCAACTTGAACAAAATGTTGAAGATGAAAAACCTGTAATTCCTTTAAATAATGTTGAACCAAAGTTGGAGACTCAACAGATAAAAACACAGGAAAGGAAGATAGAAAAAAGTAACGGCTGGAAAAATTTTGCCGTAGCAGCCACTGTTTTATTTTTAGTAAGTGTTGGAGCCAACCTGTATTGGATGAGCAGCCAAAACGAAATGAAAAACGAATTAGCTGTTTTGAAATCTGATAAGCAATCTCAAAACCTTGCGATGCAAAATCTTGAGCAAAAATTGAAGATTACCTCAAACCCGAACATGCTTAAAATTGTTTTGGCGGGTGTTGAAAAACATCCCGAATCCAACGCTGTCGTATATTGGGATAAAACTTCAAAAGATGTTTATCTAACCGCAAATAGTTTGCCAAAAGCACCGGAAGGAATGCAATACCAATTGTGGGCAATTGCAGACGGAAAACCGGTAAGCGCCGGAATGTATACAGACGACAAAGATGCAAAGATAGCTTTAGCCAACATTCCAAGCGCACAGGCGTTTGCCATTACTCTGGAAAAAGAAGGTGGAAGCGAGATTCCTACAATGGAAAATATGTATGTAATGGGAGGAGTTTAA
- a CDS encoding RNA polymerase sigma factor yields MIRKISTIKTNYSEEELIVLLRQKNEAGFHHLYDNYSGALYGVILRIVQSKEYTEEIIQDVFVKIWNSIHQYDALKGRFYTWMINIARNTAIDYLKSKSFQNQLKNQPLPDFVYENAELTTTNNSDFIGFNKVLESLESDKQELIDLAYYQGFTQSEISEKLNMPLGTVKTKMRNALLKLKDLLKDYQ; encoded by the coding sequence TTGATACGAAAAATATCCACCATAAAAACAAACTATTCAGAAGAAGAACTTATCGTTTTGCTGAGACAGAAAAACGAAGCTGGTTTTCATCATTTGTATGATAACTATTCTGGTGCGTTATATGGTGTAATCCTTAGAATTGTTCAGTCCAAAGAATATACAGAGGAAATTATTCAGGATGTTTTCGTAAAAATCTGGAATTCCATTCATCAATATGATGCTTTGAAAGGTAGATTTTATACTTGGATGATTAATATTGCCAGAAATACAGCAATTGATTATCTTAAATCTAAAAGTTTTCAAAACCAACTTAAAAACCAACCACTTCCAGATTTCGTATATGAGAATGCGGAACTTACAACTACCAATAATTCAGATTTTATTGGATTTAATAAAGTGCTTGAAAGTTTGGAGTCTGATAAACAGGAACTTATTGATCTTGCTTATTATCAGGGATTCACGCAGAGTGAAATATCAGAAAAACTGAATATGCCGTTGGGCACTGTAAAGACCAAAATGCGAAATGCATTACTTAAATTAAAAGACTTGTTAAAAGATTATCAATAA
- a CDS encoding fasciclin domain-containing protein: MNTRSKIAVFGMVALSFAFSGNAAAQQMKEKTVMVGGAAMYPSKNIVENAVNSKDHKTLVAAVKAAGLVETLQSEGPFTVFAPTDAAFAKLPAGTVENLVKPENKAMLTKILTYHVLPGKYSAKQVWAAVKAGNGKAMMKTVQGEELTFWTKGKNLYVTDAKGNKAKVTIADVNQSNGVIHVIDTVLMP, from the coding sequence ATGAACACAAGATCAAAAATCGCAGTATTCGGAATGGTAGCTTTATCATTTGCATTCAGTGGAAATGCAGCTGCACAGCAAATGAAAGAAAAAACAGTAATGGTAGGCGGAGCTGCAATGTATCCTTCAAAAAACATCGTTGAGAACGCAGTAAACTCTAAAGATCACAAAACTTTGGTCGCCGCAGTAAAAGCTGCAGGATTAGTTGAAACACTTCAAAGCGAAGGTCCTTTCACAGTATTTGCGCCAACTGATGCAGCTTTTGCAAAATTACCTGCAGGAACTGTTGAGAATTTGGTAAAACCTGAGAATAAGGCAATGCTTACAAAAATTTTAACCTACCATGTTTTACCTGGAAAGTACAGCGCAAAACAAGTTTGGGCAGCGGTAAAAGCAGGAAATGGTAAAGCAATGATGAAAACGGTACAAGGCGAAGAGCTTACATTCTGGACAAAAGGAAAAAACTTATACGTTACCGATGCAAAGGGTAATAAGGCGAAAGTTACCATTGCAGACGTTAACCAATCAAATGGTGTAATACATGTAATTGATACGGTATTGATGCCTTAA